A single region of the Neisseriaceae bacterium genome encodes:
- a CDS encoding MFS transporter, which yields MKTKEKLVVFICVLTSILPLLDTTIVTVVLGDIERSFSLHSDEITWVMTAYLIGMALMIPILPTITHRYGILRTWIGAMFIFALGSLIGGLSTPYFSTLVLGRLLQGLGAGLLTPLVQIILVNNFGRENLRMMMAYVGIPAAFIPAIAPLFGSLISTYFSWQALFLMNLPIILLTLLLGYPHIPRSEPVTGRHYRLVGLILFCLGYTLILFLLKQSSLLFQNTFIYLLSFGIGLTVLLFSIWDMSHKENSAIQLKGFQSFGYSIAIFSSFVVGLIFFGFLVLYPNVRIHMDDQQSLNFIGAMLCVQGVGALISRNCMKWEIIKRMNSLLIIPIGLLIVGIATFLLGFSVQKIWFEGLAFLIRGFGIGISTIAVLSAPLEWASKDIYADTSSLSRMVLQLGGAMGIIIATGLTDLAYREAYSLFSLITVILALGLLYTGTHILRKPRKIN from the coding sequence ATGAAAACCAAAGAGAAACTAGTTGTGTTTATCTGCGTACTAACCAGTATCCTGCCTCTGTTGGATACAACGATAGTAACGGTAGTATTAGGAGATATTGAGCGATCTTTTTCACTACATTCTGATGAGATTACTTGGGTAATGACTGCTTACCTTATAGGTATGGCTCTTATGATTCCCATTTTACCTACCATCACTCACCGTTATGGAATCCTACGAACTTGGATCGGTGCTATGTTTATTTTTGCTTTAGGATCCTTAATAGGTGGTCTTTCTACTCCCTATTTTTCAACTTTAGTACTAGGGCGTCTACTTCAAGGCTTGGGAGCTGGTCTTTTAACACCACTAGTACAAATTATTTTGGTTAACAATTTTGGGAGAGAAAATTTACGTATGATGATGGCATATGTGGGGATACCCGCTGCTTTTATTCCTGCGATTGCACCTTTATTCGGCTCCTTGATATCTACTTATTTTTCCTGGCAGGCATTGTTTTTAATGAATCTACCCATTATTCTCCTGACTCTACTACTAGGCTATCCCCATATTCCCAGATCAGAACCAGTTACTGGGCGTCATTATCGATTAGTAGGTTTAATTTTATTTTGTTTGGGATATACACTAATACTCTTTTTACTCAAGCAAAGTAGTCTTTTATTTCAAAACACTTTTATTTACCTCTTATCTTTTGGTATAGGTCTAACAGTACTTCTATTCAGTATCTGGGATATGAGCCATAAGGAAAATTCTGCTATTCAGTTAAAGGGATTCCAATCTTTTGGGTATAGTATAGCTATTTTTTCTTCTTTTGTAGTAGGACTTATATTTTTTGGTTTTCTCGTATTATACCCAAACGTACGAATACATATGGATGATCAACAATCACTTAACTTCATAGGAGCCATGTTGTGTGTTCAGGGCGTTGGTGCACTTATTTCTAGAAATTGCATGAAATGGGAAATTATTAAACGAATGAATTCTTTGTTAATCATTCCTATAGGTTTGCTAATAGTAGGAATAGCAACTTTCTTACTAGGTTTTAGTGTGCAGAAAATTTGGTTTGAAGGCCTAGCTTTTTTGATTCGTGGGTTTGGTATTGGTATTTCTACTATTGCAGTATTGTCTGCACCTTTGGAGTGGGCTTCTAAAGACATCTATGCAGATACTAGTTCATTATCTAGAATGGTACTGCAGCTAGGGGGTGCCATGGGGATCATTATCGCCACTGGGTTAACAGATCTTGCCTATAGAGAAGCTTATAGTTTGTTCAGTTTAATCACAGTCATCCTGGCTTTGGGACTTTTATATACTGGAACTCATATTCTGCGTAAACCTAGGAAAATAAATTAG